Within the Rhizobium favelukesii genome, the region CCAGTTTCGTCCTCTGAAGGCGACCCTGTCAGGGCGTGGCGAGAAGATGATCATGAAGCTGATTGTCGACGCGTCCGGTCGGAAGGTCGTCGGAGCGCATATCCTCGGCCACGATGCCGGAGAAATGGCGCAGATCCTCGGCATCGCGCTCAAAGCCGGCTGCACCAAGGACGATTTCGACCGGACGATGGCTGTGCATCCCACGGCGGCGGAAGAGCTCGTCACGATGTATGCACCGAGCTACCGCATACGGGATGGCATCCGCGTCTGACGCCGATCAGCTTGTGATGCGAGGCGTACGGATGACCTTGAGGAAGAGCGCCTGCATGGCATCTGTGATGCCCTGGGTCGGCGTGACCTCGAAGTAAAGACCGGGCGAAGCGCAGCTCTGCATCTTCGTCGGGATTTCGCTCTGGAAAGGCTTGATCCAGGTGTTGTACCAGCTGTTTTTCGGCAGCGGCAGGTAGGTGGTGTAGAGCACTGCGATCTTGACGCCGCGATCCTTCAGCGGTTTGCAGAAGGAGATGTCGATCGGCTCCTGGCAGCGCTCGCCGGTCTTCGGTTTCGTGCAGTTCGACTTCTTGCTGTCGCCGACGCCGTCCGACACGAAGAACAGAATCTTCTGCGGCTGGGCTTCGGTGCTGCCATCGCCCGGCGTCGAAATGATCTTGTTCATCTGCGTCAGCGAGTTGTCGAAGCTTGTTTGCTGGTCGTTGTTATAGCCCTGTCTCGGAATAGACATCAAAGTGACGGCGTTCGTATAGCTTGCGACCTTGGCAAGGTCGGTGATTGGCTCGGAAATCGTTGTCAGGTTTACGTCCTCCGCCTTCTTGCCGAAGGTGTAGACACCCATTCTGAACTGGTTGTCGGAGGCGCGCTCGGTCCTAGCCGTTTCGGTCAGTTTCTGGGTCGCCTGTCGCACAACGTCTACGCGGAGTGTAACGTCGTTGTTGCGGGCGATATTATAATAGCTGTTCTTATCCTCGACGCCGGCTTCAGACACGACGTGGCACGCGAAAGCGCAGGTATCGGGCGTCTTGCTCTCCATTTTCGCGACGTCCGCAGGCGTGGCGCCGACACCCATCGAGGGCGTATTGTCGATCAGGATGTAGAAATCCATGAACGAGGCCGTCTGAAACATTGCCGTTGCGGTGCCTGATATGTCGACGCTCTTGCGACCGAAGATCTGCATGAAGGTCGTCGGAATAGACGCAGTAAAGGTAACCGCGGAGTTGAGCTTGTTGGATGCGCGGCTGACCTGGACATTGACGGCGACCTGGCTTGCCGTCAGTTCACCCTGCATCTGGCCAACGAAAATGTTTCGCGCGTCGTCCTGTCCGGTCGAGATCGGCCCGTCGCTGGTCATCTTCATTGCGGCGGCGGCTGCGGCCGACTTCTCTGAAATCGCGCCGACGGCTGC harbors:
- a CDS encoding TadE/TadG family type IV pilus assembly protein gives rise to the protein MAWWNRGTDFVRSLYRFCTDRSGNFGMLTAILMVPLIGSAGVAVDFAHALSLRTQLYAAADAAAVGAISEKSAAAAAAMKMTSDGPISTGQDDARNIFVGQMQGELTASQVAVNVQVSRASNKLNSAVTFTASIPTTFMQIFGRKSVDISGTATAMFQTASFMDFYILIDNTPSMGVGATPADVAKMESKTPDTCAFACHVVSEAGVEDKNSYYNIARNNDVTLRVDVVRQATQKLTETARTERASDNQFRMGVYTFGKKAEDVNLTTISEPITDLAKVASYTNAVTLMSIPRQGYNNDQQTSFDNSLTQMNKIISTPGDGSTEAQPQKILFFVSDGVGDSKKSNCTKPKTGERCQEPIDISFCKPLKDRGVKIAVLYTTYLPLPKNSWYNTWIKPFQSEIPTKMQSCASPGLYFEVTPTQGITDAMQALFLKVIRTPRITS